In the genome of Burkholderia pyrrocinia, one region contains:
- the imuA gene encoding translesion DNA synthesis-associated protein ImuA, which produces MHPALAHPEAIHPSLWRASQLARSSVRGVDTGHPELTAELPGGGWPAGALIELLAPQPGIGELRLLAPVLTRAAGKPVMLIQPPHALQPLALAYWGIDPSGFVTLPAPRTADALWAAEQALRAGTCAAVLLWQPHVRADALRRLNLAAQSCQALFYLFRPAAAARDASPAPLRLALAPKRDGIDVTFVKRRGPARDTPLFVPLTPSPILLNRHGSLSRRAFIPSDPRSVPAAIAGAVA; this is translated from the coding sequence ATGCACCCCGCTCTCGCCCACCCTGAAGCAATCCATCCCAGTTTATGGCGAGCCAGCCAACTGGCTCGCTCGAGCGTGCGCGGCGTCGACACGGGCCATCCCGAGCTGACGGCCGAACTGCCCGGCGGCGGCTGGCCGGCCGGCGCGCTGATCGAGCTGCTCGCACCGCAGCCTGGTATCGGCGAGCTTCGGCTGCTGGCGCCGGTGCTCACGCGTGCGGCCGGCAAGCCGGTCATGCTGATCCAGCCGCCACACGCGCTGCAACCGTTGGCGCTCGCGTATTGGGGTATCGATCCGTCCGGCTTCGTAACGCTGCCGGCGCCGCGCACGGCCGACGCGCTGTGGGCCGCCGAACAGGCGCTGCGCGCCGGCACGTGCGCCGCCGTGCTGCTCTGGCAGCCGCACGTCCGTGCGGACGCATTGCGGCGGCTCAACCTCGCCGCGCAGAGCTGCCAGGCGCTGTTCTACCTCTTCCGGCCGGCGGCCGCCGCGCGCGATGCGTCGCCGGCACCCTTGCGGCTCGCGCTGGCGCCGAAGCGTGACGGCATCGACGTCACGTTCGTGAAGCGCCGCGGGCCGGCACGCGACACGCCGCTGTTCGTCCCCTTGACCCCCTCGCCGATCTTGTTGAACCGCCATGGCAGTCTTTCTCGGCGTGCATTTATCCCATCTGACCCTAGAAGTGTTCCGGCCGCGATCGCCGGCGCCGTCGCCTGA
- a CDS encoding Y-family DNA polymerase — translation MAVFLGVHLSHLTLEVFRPRSPAPSPDDARGLVVLEGGRVVALDRAARALGVVAGMRRGGVLSLAPEAQIRERDAARERELVLGVAYALLQFTPCVVDADEAVVLLDVTASLRLFHGIRALRQRVRDVVASFGVTAAISVASSGPAAWVVARGLRGGLALSARSLRRALARVPLVVAPDARRYANWFEDLGCETLADLQRLPRAGLKKRCGTQLLDWLDQVAGTAPAAYDWLEMPPSFDTRVELMDRVEHAEALLFVARRLILQLTGWLTAKQLDVGAFALLLEHERGRDAIAPTEIEIALGAPTRFEEHLTRLVKERLGHVELAGPVIAVRLVARRVQEAAAPSDSLFPEPGGTPQDHARLLELLTARLGAENVLVPAPMADYRPEAAARWVPMRDAPKPSPLPADLPRPAWLLAKPVPLLTRQHRPFYGTPLRMVSPGERIEGGWQDGQTVTRDYFVAEDDHGVCYWIYKERPTASDESESRFFLHGLFG, via the coding sequence ATGGCAGTCTTTCTCGGCGTGCATTTATCCCATCTGACCCTAGAAGTGTTCCGGCCGCGATCGCCGGCGCCGTCGCCTGACGATGCGCGCGGGCTCGTCGTGCTCGAGGGCGGCCGCGTCGTGGCGCTCGATCGCGCCGCGCGCGCGCTCGGCGTGGTCGCCGGCATGCGCCGCGGTGGCGTGCTGTCCCTCGCGCCGGAGGCGCAGATCCGCGAGCGCGACGCCGCGCGCGAGCGCGAGCTCGTGCTCGGGGTTGCATATGCGCTCCTTCAATTTACGCCGTGCGTCGTCGACGCCGACGAAGCCGTGGTGTTGCTCGACGTGACGGCGAGCCTGCGCCTGTTCCACGGCATCCGCGCGCTGCGCCAGCGCGTGCGCGACGTCGTCGCGTCGTTCGGCGTCACCGCGGCGATATCCGTCGCGTCGTCGGGCCCAGCCGCGTGGGTGGTTGCCCGTGGCCTGCGCGGCGGCCTCGCGCTGTCCGCCCGATCGCTGCGCCGCGCGCTCGCGCGCGTGCCGCTCGTCGTGGCGCCGGACGCGCGGCGCTACGCGAACTGGTTTGAGGATCTCGGCTGCGAAACGCTGGCCGATCTGCAGCGCTTGCCGCGCGCCGGATTGAAGAAGCGCTGCGGCACGCAGCTGCTCGACTGGCTCGACCAGGTCGCCGGCACCGCGCCGGCCGCCTACGACTGGCTCGAAATGCCGCCGTCGTTCGACACGCGGGTCGAACTGATGGATCGCGTCGAGCACGCCGAGGCGCTGCTGTTCGTCGCGCGGCGCCTCATCCTGCAGTTGACCGGCTGGTTGACCGCGAAGCAGCTGGACGTCGGCGCGTTCGCGCTGCTGCTCGAGCACGAGCGCGGCCGCGACGCGATCGCGCCGACCGAGATCGAGATTGCGCTGGGCGCCCCCACCCGATTCGAGGAACACCTCACGCGGCTCGTCAAGGAGCGGCTCGGCCATGTCGAGCTCGCCGGCCCTGTGATCGCCGTGCGGCTCGTCGCCCGTCGCGTGCAGGAAGCGGCCGCACCGAGCGACTCGCTGTTTCCCGAGCCCGGCGGCACGCCGCAGGATCACGCGCGCCTGCTCGAACTGCTGACTGCGCGGCTCGGCGCCGAGAACGTGCTCGTCCCGGCTCCCATGGCCGACTACCGTCCGGAGGCGGCCGCGCGATGGGTGCCGATGCGCGACGCGCCGAAGCCGTCGCCGCTGCCGGCGGATCTGCCGCGCCCGGCCTGGCTGCTTGCCAAGCCTGTGCCGCTGCTCACGCGCCAGCATCGGCCGTTCTACGGCACGCCGCTGCGTATGGTGTCGCCCGGCGAGCGCATCGAAGGCGGCTGGCAGGACGGACAGACCGTGACGCGCGACTACTTCGTTGCCGAGGACGACCACGGCGTCTGCTACTGGATCTACAAGGAGCGGCCGACGGCCAGTGACGAAAGCGAATCCCGCTTTTTCCTTCACGGCCTCTTCGGCTGA
- a CDS encoding error-prone DNA polymerase, which translates to MNAGNFGALPAYAELQVASDFSFLHGASRAEEYVARAAQLGYSAIAITDECSLAGVVRAHVEAKAANMPLIIGSHFRLTAADGSPALAFTALATNRDGYGNLCEFISLGRMRGKKGSYRLAPLDVDHPEAPYEHLRGLPDCLAILSPDFPANEQRLDAQVEWFARVFGDRAWVALTLHARAMDDIHRGVVERMAARHGVPVVATSWPLMHVRSRKPLQDVLTGIRVGRPVTECGYELAPNAERHLRSRLRLANLYPAGALEETVRLARRCSFSLDDLKYEYPDELVPAGTDPATYLREQTYIGARRRFPAGIPVDVQAQIEHELQLIADLKYEAYFLTVYDIVQFAREQGILCQGRGSAANSAVCYCLGVTEVDPSRQSMLFERFISKERNEPPDVDVDFEHQRREEVMQYIYRKYGRDRAALTAAVTTYRPRSALREAGKALGVDPAIVERVAKQHHWFDSRADLLQRFAEAGLDPEAPLNQQWAGFAAQLLGYPRHLSQHSGGFVISRGKLTRLVPVENAAMDDRSIIQWDKDDIEALGILKVDCLALGMLSMVRRALDMISEKRGETFELQDIPAEDKPTYDMLCEGDSMGVFQVESRAQMSMLPRLRPQCFYDLVIEVAIVRPGPVQGGMVHPFLRRRQGLEPVTYPSPDVEKALKRTLGVPIFQEQVMQVAMLAAGFSAGEADQLRRAMAAWKRKGGLEPYHERLVSGMLARGYDHEFAEAIFAQIKGFGDYGFPESHAASFALLVYSSAWLRRHEPAVFLAALLNSQPMGFYTPSQLLQDARRRGVEVLPVDVNVSTWDSALEGPTTSAPVRLGFSLLRGMREDVAGRIELARAARPFVDVADLARRARLDRHDLQVLARANALRSLAGGNRRAALWLAAAAVPDRDLLRGTERDDAVPALPQASEGHEIVTDYRAMGFTLGRHPLALLRDRLALDHLQSAEQLATLRNGQLARACGLVTVRQRPGTANGVLFMTLEDETGQVNVILWPGLLEKFRKEALGAALLAVYGVWQAEGQVRHLIASKLVDRTELLGALPTTAREFC; encoded by the coding sequence ATGAACGCCGGCAATTTCGGCGCCCTGCCCGCCTACGCTGAACTCCAAGTCGCAAGCGACTTCTCCTTCCTGCACGGCGCGTCGCGCGCGGAAGAATACGTCGCGCGCGCGGCGCAGCTCGGCTACAGCGCAATTGCGATCACCGACGAATGCTCGCTCGCCGGCGTCGTGCGTGCGCACGTCGAAGCGAAGGCGGCGAACATGCCGCTGATCATCGGCTCGCACTTCCGGCTGACGGCCGCCGACGGCTCGCCCGCGCTTGCCTTCACCGCGCTGGCGACGAATCGCGACGGTTACGGCAACCTCTGCGAATTCATTTCGCTCGGTCGCATGCGCGGTAAGAAGGGCTCGTATCGACTCGCACCTCTCGACGTCGATCATCCCGAAGCGCCATACGAACACCTGCGCGGCTTGCCAGATTGCCTGGCGATCCTGTCGCCCGACTTCCCGGCCAATGAGCAGCGCCTCGACGCGCAGGTCGAATGGTTCGCACGCGTGTTCGGCGATCGCGCATGGGTCGCGCTGACGTTGCACGCGCGCGCGATGGACGATATCCACCGCGGCGTGGTCGAGCGCATGGCCGCGCGCCACGGCGTGCCGGTCGTGGCCACCAGTTGGCCGCTGATGCACGTTCGGTCGCGCAAGCCGCTGCAGGACGTGCTGACGGGAATTCGCGTCGGCCGACCGGTAACGGAGTGCGGGTACGAGCTCGCGCCGAACGCGGAGCGTCACCTGCGATCGCGTCTGCGGCTCGCCAACCTCTATCCCGCCGGCGCGCTCGAGGAAACCGTTCGCCTCGCGCGGCGCTGCTCCTTCTCGCTCGACGACCTGAAGTACGAGTATCCGGATGAACTGGTACCGGCCGGCACCGACCCGGCGACTTACCTGCGCGAGCAGACCTACATCGGCGCGCGCAGGCGCTTCCCCGCCGGCATCCCGGTCGACGTCCAGGCGCAGATCGAACACGAGCTGCAGCTGATCGCCGACCTGAAGTACGAGGCGTATTTCCTGACCGTCTACGACATCGTGCAGTTCGCGCGCGAGCAAGGGATCTTGTGCCAGGGACGCGGCTCGGCTGCGAACTCGGCAGTCTGCTACTGCCTCGGCGTGACCGAAGTAGATCCGTCGCGGCAATCGATGCTCTTCGAGCGATTCATTTCCAAGGAACGGAATGAGCCACCCGATGTCGACGTCGATTTCGAGCATCAGCGCCGCGAAGAGGTCATGCAGTACATCTACCGCAAGTACGGTCGCGATCGCGCAGCGCTGACGGCCGCCGTCACCACGTACCGGCCGCGCAGCGCGTTGCGGGAAGCCGGCAAGGCGCTCGGCGTGGATCCAGCGATCGTCGAACGTGTGGCGAAGCAGCACCACTGGTTCGACTCGCGCGCTGATCTGCTGCAGCGGTTTGCCGAGGCCGGCCTCGATCCCGAAGCGCCGCTAAACCAGCAGTGGGCCGGATTCGCCGCGCAGCTGCTCGGCTATCCACGGCACCTGTCGCAGCACTCGGGTGGCTTCGTGATCAGCCGCGGCAAGCTCACGCGGCTCGTGCCGGTCGAGAACGCAGCGATGGACGATCGCTCGATCATCCAGTGGGACAAGGACGACATCGAGGCCCTCGGCATCTTGAAGGTCGATTGCTTAGCCCTAGGAATGTTGTCGATGGTGCGCCGCGCGCTCGATATGATTTCCGAAAAGCGCGGCGAGACATTCGAGTTGCAGGACATCCCGGCCGAGGACAAACCGACCTACGACATGCTCTGCGAAGGGGATAGCATGGGCGTGTTCCAGGTGGAATCGCGCGCGCAGATGTCGATGTTGCCGCGCTTGCGGCCGCAGTGTTTCTACGACCTGGTGATCGAAGTGGCGATCGTCCGGCCGGGCCCGGTCCAAGGCGGCATGGTCCATCCGTTCCTGCGCCGGCGTCAGGGGCTCGAACCCGTCACCTACCCGTCACCCGACGTCGAGAAGGCGCTGAAGCGCACGCTCGGCGTGCCGATCTTCCAGGAGCAAGTCATGCAGGTGGCGATGCTCGCGGCCGGCTTCTCGGCCGGCGAAGCCGACCAGCTGCGCCGCGCGATGGCGGCCTGGAAGCGCAAGGGCGGCTTGGAGCCGTATCACGAGCGCCTGGTCAGCGGCATGCTCGCGCGCGGCTACGATCACGAGTTCGCCGAGGCGATCTTCGCGCAGATCAAGGGCTTCGGCGACTACGGCTTCCCGGAGAGCCACGCGGCCAGCTTCGCGCTACTCGTCTACTCGAGCGCATGGTTGCGTCGCCACGAACCGGCCGTGTTTCTGGCTGCCCTGCTCAACAGCCAGCCGATGGGCTTTTATACGCCGTCGCAGCTGCTGCAGGACGCACGACGCCGCGGCGTTGAGGTGCTGCCCGTCGACGTCAACGTGAGCACATGGGATTCAGCGCTCGAAGGCCCGACGACGTCGGCGCCCGTGCGCCTCGGTTTCTCGCTGTTGCGCGGCATGCGCGAAGACGTGGCCGGCCGCATCGAGCTCGCACGCGCTGCGCGACCATTCGTCGACGTCGCGGACCTCGCGCGCCGCGCGCGGCTGGATCGCCACGACCTGCAGGTGCTCGCGCGCGCGAATGCTCTTCGCTCGCTCGCCGGCGGCAACCGACGCGCGGCGCTTTGGCTCGCGGCCGCTGCCGTGCCTGATCGAGATCTGCTGCGCGGCACCGAGCGCGACGACGCGGTGCCGGCGTTGCCTCAAGCATCGGAGGGCCACGAGATCGTGACCGACTATCGCGCGATGGGCTTCACGCTCGGCCGGCATCCGCTGGCGCTGCTGCGCGATCGCCTGGCGCTCGATCACCTGCAGTCGGCCGAGCAGCTGGCGACGTTGCGGAACGGCCAGCTCGCGCGTGCGTGCGGACTGGTCACGGTTCGGCAACGGCCGGGCACAGCGAACGGTGTGCTGTTCATGACGCTCGAGGACGAGACGGGCCAGGTCAACGTGATCCTCTGGCCCGGTCTGTTGGAGAAGTTTCGGAAGGAAGCGCTCGGCGCTGCGCTGCTCGCCGTGTACGGCGTGTGGCAGGCCGAAGGTCAGGTGCGGCACCTCATCGCGAGCAAGCTCGTCGACAGGACCGAGTTGCTCGGTGCGCTACCGACGACGGCGCGGGAGTTTTGTTAG
- a CDS encoding replication initiation protein, whose translation MAVGKQKSGSSLVASVPSSELRKHVGTVHVGGDLGLLGRKLSNVLLLNAYDNLLKKSVHEIPVGIMSEMLGFDSKNTSALKEALKKISTTPIEFDILHAAGDEEWGVTTLLSSANIRNGIVTYEYSSALANKLANPEIYLLININVQKQFSGAYALALYENCLRFKRTGSTGWISVDIWRKLLGAEASTYDEFKHFNSEVIKKAVKEVNTVSNILITPEYERQNRRVAKIRFLVEDNPQRSMYDESDSEEQAAIRDSETYRRLVKLGISGRLAVDWIQHDPERATKTAQYVEQQIRNKKIKKNAGGYARTVFEGGGDIETVEVIEESARRAQKAVIDEAEAAADARSKLISTAIRGLSSDERSEFVRQYAASGGAVGSYVEAEGVFKNVLEKTAFTAWLAGRIGETLA comes from the coding sequence ATGGCGGTAGGAAAACAAAAATCCGGTAGCTCATTGGTGGCCAGTGTGCCCTCGAGCGAACTTCGCAAGCACGTTGGTACGGTGCATGTCGGAGGCGATCTCGGGTTGCTTGGGCGGAAGTTGTCGAATGTCCTACTGCTGAACGCCTACGACAATCTGTTGAAGAAGTCAGTTCATGAGATTCCCGTTGGGATCATGAGCGAGATGCTGGGGTTCGATAGTAAGAACACGAGCGCACTCAAGGAAGCGCTCAAGAAGATCTCGACCACCCCGATTGAGTTCGATATTTTGCATGCGGCTGGGGACGAGGAGTGGGGAGTTACAACCCTTCTGAGCTCGGCGAACATCCGAAACGGGATCGTCACATACGAGTACAGCAGCGCGCTCGCAAACAAGCTCGCGAACCCCGAAATCTACCTGCTCATCAACATCAACGTCCAAAAGCAGTTCAGTGGGGCGTATGCGCTCGCTTTGTATGAAAACTGTTTGCGATTCAAACGCACAGGGTCGACTGGTTGGATATCGGTCGACATCTGGCGAAAGCTTCTCGGTGCCGAAGCGTCAACATACGACGAGTTCAAACACTTCAATTCGGAAGTGATCAAAAAGGCGGTGAAGGAAGTAAACACGGTATCGAATATATTGATCACTCCGGAGTACGAACGACAGAACCGTCGTGTCGCCAAGATCCGTTTCTTGGTGGAGGACAATCCGCAGCGGTCGATGTACGACGAGAGTGATAGTGAGGAGCAGGCCGCGATCCGTGATTCTGAAACCTATCGTCGACTCGTGAAGCTTGGTATCTCGGGCCGACTTGCTGTCGATTGGATCCAGCATGATCCAGAGCGGGCGACGAAGACGGCCCAGTATGTAGAGCAGCAGATTCGGAACAAGAAGATTAAAAAGAATGCTGGCGGATACGCGCGGACGGTATTCGAAGGCGGGGGAGACATCGAGACGGTTGAGGTGATTGAAGAGTCCGCCCGTCGGGCGCAGAAGGCAGTGATCGATGAAGCAGAGGCAGCGGCGGATGCGAGGTCGAAGCTGATCTCCACCGCGATTCGCGGTTTGTCGTCGGACGAGCGGAGCGAGTTCGTGCGCCAATATGCAGCGTCTGGGGGCGCCGTCGGGTCGTATGTCGAAGCAGAAGGGGTGTTCAAGAACGTTCTCGAGAAAACTGCCTTCACTGCATGGCTTGCGGGTAGGATTGGCGAAACGCTCGCGTAA
- a CDS encoding ParB/RepB/Spo0J family partition protein: MATFRKKSVAVERVAAVEDAASSAPIVGDPRMAPSVATISQLRGEEVGSSQGATKYEIGQTYEVPIGKIKSNSVNPRAIYTASAVSEMAESLAARGQGQSASAYVDEAGDIVLIDGERRLRGARTAGLPTLRVEIRPKPASERELYEEARAANVERKDQSPLDDALKWKELLSRKIYPTQVALAKALNLGEDHVSRTLSLAQLPSKIVQAAAEYPELLSLKMLNAIREFWEVKGEEETLELIFDAAKTGMGYRDVAARRKAAAKGTVKRPRSTREQLSFRGAKGEFKSFEEDGRIELKLKGLAPDVAAEISEKILALFPKE, from the coding sequence ATGGCTACATTTCGGAAAAAATCAGTAGCAGTCGAGAGGGTTGCCGCAGTGGAGGATGCAGCCTCGTCGGCTCCAATCGTGGGCGATCCGCGCATGGCGCCGTCGGTAGCGACTATCTCGCAGCTTAGGGGCGAAGAGGTTGGCTCGAGCCAAGGTGCCACGAAGTACGAAATCGGGCAGACGTATGAAGTTCCGATTGGAAAAATTAAATCAAATTCTGTCAATCCGAGAGCCATCTATACAGCTTCTGCTGTATCCGAGATGGCGGAGTCGCTAGCGGCCCGGGGGCAAGGCCAGTCGGCGAGCGCGTATGTCGATGAAGCAGGCGACATCGTGCTCATTGACGGAGAGAGGCGCCTTCGTGGTGCTCGAACGGCCGGGCTGCCGACGTTGCGGGTAGAGATTCGTCCGAAGCCAGCAAGTGAGCGGGAACTGTATGAAGAAGCACGTGCTGCCAACGTGGAGCGTAAGGATCAAAGCCCGCTCGATGACGCGCTCAAGTGGAAAGAGCTGCTTTCGCGGAAGATTTATCCGACACAAGTGGCTTTGGCCAAAGCGCTCAATCTCGGGGAAGACCATGTAAGTCGGACTCTGTCGCTCGCTCAACTGCCAAGCAAGATTGTTCAAGCCGCCGCCGAGTATCCGGAACTTCTCTCTCTTAAAATGCTGAACGCAATTCGAGAGTTCTGGGAAGTGAAAGGGGAAGAGGAGACCCTCGAACTGATCTTCGATGCTGCTAAGACCGGGATGGGGTACCGCGATGTCGCCGCTCGCAGAAAGGCTGCGGCAAAAGGGACGGTCAAGCGGCCGCGGTCGACGCGCGAGCAACTGTCCTTCCGTGGAGCGAAGGGAGAGTTCAAGTCGTTCGAGGAAGATGGCCGGATCGAGTTGAAGCTGAAGGGTTTGGCGCCGGACGTCGCGGCAGAGATCAGCGAAAAGATCTTGGCTCTGTTTCCGAAGGAATAG
- a CDS encoding AAA family ATPase produces MVITVGAEKGGVGKTRLATHIAALAATNDVDVVLLDTDKQGSAMSWSRIRNEEGVTPAIPVLALPANPARELANLANKYTLVVVDIGAQNYRTMLECALLSDLVLVPCGPDQQEVESTLNVFSTLKDMGPRHESGEVPAYVVLTRVSPVEGSKATAELRAFLQSEDIRLFDSQIPQREAWRATGKTGRAIHELKGRDRSKKAIDEMDAVYREIIERINGAEVE; encoded by the coding sequence ATGGTCATCACAGTTGGGGCGGAAAAAGGCGGCGTTGGGAAGACACGCTTAGCAACGCACATAGCAGCGTTAGCGGCAACGAACGACGTTGACGTGGTTCTTCTCGATACGGACAAGCAGGGGTCCGCGATGAGCTGGTCGCGAATTCGAAACGAGGAGGGCGTTACACCAGCCATTCCAGTGCTCGCTCTTCCGGCGAATCCAGCACGAGAGCTGGCAAATCTCGCCAACAAGTACACCCTCGTCGTGGTCGACATCGGTGCGCAGAACTACCGGACGATGCTCGAATGCGCACTGTTGTCCGATCTCGTGTTGGTCCCGTGCGGGCCTGATCAACAAGAGGTGGAGTCGACCCTGAACGTGTTTTCGACCCTTAAAGACATGGGCCCACGACATGAAAGTGGGGAAGTGCCCGCATACGTTGTGCTCACCCGAGTGTCGCCGGTCGAAGGATCGAAAGCGACTGCCGAATTGCGAGCTTTTTTGCAAAGCGAGGACATTCGGCTTTTCGATTCTCAGATCCCGCAAAGAGAAGCTTGGCGTGCGACCGGGAAAACAGGCCGGGCTATTCATGAGCTGAAAGGTCGAGATCGGTCGAAGAAGGCGATCGACGAGATGGACGCTGTCTATCGGGAGATCATCGAGCGAATCAACGGGGCGGAGGTCGAATAA
- the ligD gene encoding non-homologous end-joining DNA ligase, translating to MPEFIEPSLAVLAAEPPTSGEWGYEIKFDGYRMLARIEAGDVRIFTRNGHDWTARLPHLRSVLERLQVNRAWLDAEAVCFDIEGRPNFNGLQNAFDRRRTAGISLVVFDLMWLNDNDLRPWTWRERRATLTKLVAEILGNEVRFSEAIDADPDAMLASACALGLEGIMGKRVDAPYRSGRSDSWIKLKCSRRQEFVIGGFSRRKGATGGVRAVLLGVYEEGGRLRYVGHVAPRFAPRQAREFEDRLASLGRKRSPFVRAPEPEADREFHWLKPELVAEVAFLEWTPTGQLRHPSFRGLRADKAARSVTREDPREPKRPRNSK from the coding sequence ATGCCGGAATTCATCGAGCCGTCGCTTGCCGTGCTTGCTGCAGAACCCCCAACGTCGGGAGAGTGGGGATATGAGATCAAATTCGACGGTTACCGGATGCTCGCGCGTATCGAAGCTGGTGACGTTCGAATCTTCACCAGGAACGGCCACGACTGGACCGCCCGACTCCCGCACCTGAGGTCCGTCCTTGAACGATTGCAGGTCAACCGTGCGTGGCTTGACGCGGAGGCTGTCTGCTTCGATATAGAAGGGCGGCCAAACTTCAACGGCCTGCAGAATGCGTTTGATAGACGTCGAACTGCAGGGATCTCGCTTGTCGTCTTCGACCTGATGTGGCTTAACGACAATGATCTCCGGCCGTGGACATGGCGTGAACGCCGCGCCACGCTAACGAAGCTCGTTGCCGAAATTCTCGGGAACGAGGTGCGCTTCTCTGAGGCGATCGATGCCGACCCCGACGCCATGCTGGCCTCGGCGTGCGCCCTCGGCCTAGAGGGAATCATGGGCAAGCGGGTGGACGCGCCGTATCGCTCGGGAAGATCGGACAGCTGGATCAAACTCAAATGCAGTAGACGTCAGGAGTTCGTCATTGGCGGATTTTCGCGCCGCAAGGGCGCCACTGGGGGCGTGCGAGCGGTCCTGCTCGGCGTGTACGAGGAGGGCGGACGGCTGCGTTACGTCGGGCACGTCGCGCCGCGCTTCGCGCCCCGCCAGGCACGGGAATTCGAGGACCGCCTAGCATCCTTGGGCCGCAAGCGCTCGCCGTTCGTCCGCGCGCCAGAACCCGAAGCCGATCGCGAGTTCCACTGGCTGAAGCCAGAGCTCGTTGCCGAAGTAGCGTTTCTCGAGTGGACTCCGACCGGACAGTTGCGTCATCCCTCGTTTCGCGGGCTGCGTGCCGACAAGGCAGCACGGAGCGTGACCCGCGAAGACCCGCGCGAACCGAAACGCCCCCGCAACAGCAAGTGA
- a CDS encoding AbrB/MazE/SpoVT family DNA-binding domain-containing protein, which produces MPTHDTRHARLFRNGRSQAVRIPREFELPVSEVTIHREGRRLIIEPVEAAPLRELFAQWAPLDETFPDIEDLPPEPVDIE; this is translated from the coding sequence ATGCCAACCCATGACACCCGCCACGCGCGCCTGTTTCGCAATGGGCGCAGCCAGGCCGTGCGGATACCGCGCGAATTCGAGCTGCCGGTCTCGGAGGTCACCATCCACCGGGAAGGCCGCCGCTTGATCATTGAACCCGTAGAAGCGGCACCCTTGCGCGAGCTGTTCGCTCAATGGGCCCCGCTGGACGAAACCTTTCCGGACATCGAGGACCTTCCGCCTGAACCGGTCGACATCGAATGA
- a CDS encoding type II toxin-antitoxin system VapC family toxin, whose product MTLYLLDTNILSNVIRDPRGACATRIGETPPEQVCTSIVVAAELRFGVWKRGSSTLAQRVEQLLASLTVLPLQPDADRCYGRLRAELEKQGQLIGANDMLIAAHALAVDAVLVTDNTAEFTRVAGLPVENWLRSAT is encoded by the coding sequence ATGACGCTGTATCTGCTCGATACCAACATTCTGTCGAACGTGATCCGCGACCCGCGCGGCGCATGCGCCACGCGGATCGGAGAGACCCCGCCGGAGCAAGTGTGCACCTCGATCGTCGTCGCCGCGGAACTGCGGTTCGGCGTCTGGAAGCGCGGCTCGTCAACGCTCGCGCAGCGCGTCGAGCAGCTGCTCGCGAGCCTGACCGTGTTGCCGCTGCAGCCCGACGCGGACCGGTGCTACGGGCGGTTGCGGGCCGAGCTCGAAAAGCAAGGTCAGCTGATCGGCGCCAACGACATGCTGATCGCCGCTCACGCGCTGGCTGTCGACGCCGTGTTGGTCACCGACAACACGGCTGAATTCACCCGCGTCGCCGGGCTGCCGGTCGAAAACTGGCTGCGATCGGCGACGTAA